CCTCTTCAAGGCTTCGCCGAACCTCACGGGATCATTCGGCGGTACAAGTATACCGTTCACTCCGCTTACAATCCTATACGGCAGTCCACCCACGCTCGTTCCTACCACGGGCTTCTTACGCGCCCAAGCCTCTGAAACAAGCATAGAATACGCTTCCACGTAGTCTGTCACGGAGGGAAGCACTACAGCCAACGAGGCATCGATCGCATCGATCTTCGTTTCCTCGTCTATATAGCCCAGGTAGTGGAGTCTCTCGATGACACGCAGCGTTCTAGCCAGCTTTAACGTCTTGTCGAGGTAGCCGTCGTCAGGCCCCGCGATCACAGCCTCTACGTTATCGAGCAGCGTTAACGCTTGAACTAAAACGTGAGGGCCTTTGAGCCTGTGGATCCTACCGACGTAGAGGACGAACTCGCCACGCACCCCGAACCTCCGCCTGAACTCTTCCGGGTCCCTCCTTAGTCGCTCCAAGTAGTAGCGCGGGATTCCGTCCGGCAGGTAATAAGCTTCAACTCCATACCTTTCCTTCAGAATCCTTAGATCTCTAAGGCTGCGAGCCAGATGAAGATCTGCAGACTCAACCATCAATGTGGTATTTCTTCTAGAATAATGGGGGGCAAGGAGTCTAATGATAGGGTTGGGGTGCGTGCTAAGAGAATCCACTGCCATGAAGTGTACGACCAACGTGGCTCCGAGCCCCTTCGCCTCGAGCCCAATGTAGGTCGCGAAGAG
Above is a genomic segment from Candidatus Nezhaarchaeota archaeon containing:
- a CDS encoding glycosyltransferase family 4 protein; its protein translation is MERAIRYLAEEQVNLGHEVHVVTSVYGAWDRPREEELNGVHVHRLKSLRLLYPDLTLPKDVPSKLLKRADVVHVHSQNSLFATYIGLEAKGLGATLVVHFMAVDSLSTHPNPIIRLLAPHYSRRNTTLMVESADLHLARSLRDLRILKERYGVEAYYLPDGIPRYYLERLRRDPEEFRRRFGVRGEFVLYVGRIHRLKGPHVLVQALTLLDNVEAVIAGPDDGYLDKTLKLARTLRVIERLHYLGYIDEETKIDAIDASLAVVLPSVTDYVEAYSMLVSEAWARKKPVVGTSVGGLPYRIVSGVNGILVPPNDPVRFGEALKRLRQDRELATRLGLGGYNNIVKLTWERLAKESLRLYSKA